The proteins below come from a single Felis catus isolate Fca126 chromosome A1, F.catus_Fca126_mat1.0, whole genome shotgun sequence genomic window:
- the SPATA24 gene encoding spermatogenesis-associated protein 24 isoform X2, with product MATPLGWSQGGSGSVCLAFDQLRDVIESQEELIHQLRNVMVLQDENFVSKEEFQAVEKKLVEEKAAHAKTKVLLAKEEEKLQFALGEVEVLSKQLEKEKLAFEKALSSVKSRALQESSKKDQLITKCNEIESHIIKQEDILNGKENEIKELQQVISQQKQIFSSIAGITCLTTGSRSNRRTTWPKCWTRSIRKPRGRVRPGATSIPGKNKIVFTFLFCSCNAGPLPSLLWGSPSLWVSASATSGLTGALTPRKEAEGTLFFSPCLPPGPS from the exons ATGGCGACGCCCCTCGGGTGGTCGCAGGGGGGGTCAGGATCAGTGTGTCTCGCTTTCGATCAACTGCGGGACGTGATCGAGTCTCAGGAGGAACTGATTCACCAGCTGAGGAATGTG ATGGTTCTCCAGGATGAAAATTTTGTCAGTAAAGAAGAGTTCCAGGCAGTGGAAAAGAAGCTGGTG GAAGAGAAAGCTGCCCATGCCAAGACCAAGGTCCTCCTGGCCAAGGAAGAGGAGAAGTTGCAATTTGCCCTCGGAGAGGTAGAGGTGCTATCTAAACAGCTGGAGAAAGAGAAGCTGGCTTTTGAAAAAGC gctctccagtgTCAAGAGCAGAGCCCTGCAGGAATCCAGTAAGAAGGACCAGCTCATCACCAAGTGCAATG aAATTGAGTCTCACATTATAAAGCAAGAAGATATACTTAATGGCAAAGAGAATGAGATTAAGGAGTTGCAGCAAGTTATCAGCCAGCAGAAACAGATCTTCAG CTCCATTGCAGGAATCACATGTCTGACTACCGGATCCAGAAGCAACAGGAGAACTACATGGCCCAAGTGCTGGACCAGAAGCATAAGAAAGCCTCGGGGACGCGTCAGGCCCGGAGCCACCAGCAtcccagggaaaaataaaattgtcttcaCCTTCCTGTTCTGTAGCTGTAATGCTGGACCTCTGCCTTCTCTGCTGTGGGGGTCCCCATCCCTGTGGGTTTCTGCTTCTGCCACGTCAGGCCTCACCGGTGCCCTGACTCCCAGAAAAGAGGCAGaaggcactctttttttttctccctgcctgcctcctgggcCTTCATGA
- the SPATA24 gene encoding spermatogenesis-associated protein 24 isoform X4, whose translation MATPLGWSQGGSGSVCLAFDQLRDVIESQEELIHQLRNVMVLQDENFVSKEEFQAVEKKLVEEKAAHAKTKVLLAKEEEKLQFALGEVEVLSKQLEKEKLAFEKALSSVKSRALQESSKKDQLITKCNEIESHIIKQEDILNGKENEIKELQQVISQQKQIFSQLHCRNHMSDYRIQKQQENYMAQVLDQKHKKASGTRQARSHQHPREK comes from the exons ATGGCGACGCCCCTCGGGTGGTCGCAGGGGGGGTCAGGATCAGTGTGTCTCGCTTTCGATCAACTGCGGGACGTGATCGAGTCTCAGGAGGAACTGATTCACCAGCTGAGGAATGTG ATGGTTCTCCAGGATGAAAATTTTGTCAGTAAAGAAGAGTTCCAGGCAGTGGAAAAGAAGCTGGTG GAAGAGAAAGCTGCCCATGCCAAGACCAAGGTCCTCCTGGCCAAGGAAGAGGAGAAGTTGCAATTTGCCCTCGGAGAGGTAGAGGTGCTATCTAAACAGCTGGAGAAAGAGAAGCTGGCTTTTGAAAAAGC gctctccagtgTCAAGAGCAGAGCCCTGCAGGAATCCAGTAAGAAGGACCAGCTCATCACCAAGTGCAATG aAATTGAGTCTCACATTATAAAGCAAGAAGATATACTTAATGGCAAAGAGAATGAGATTAAGGAGTTGCAGCAAGTTATCAGCCAGCAGAAACAGATCTTCAG CCAGCTCCATTGCAGGAATCACATGTCTGACTACCGGATCCAGAAGCAACAGGAGAACTACATGGCCCAAGTGCTGGACCAGAAGCATAAGAAAGCCTCGGGGACGCGTCAGGCCCGGAGCCACCAGCAtcccagggaaaaataa
- the SPATA24 gene encoding spermatogenesis-associated protein 24 isoform X3 has translation MQMVLQDENFVSKEEFQAVEKKLVEEKAAHAKTKVLLAKEEEKLQFALGEVEVLSKQLEKEKLAFEKALSSVKSRALQESSKKDQLITKCNEIESHIIKQEDILNGKENEIKELQQVISQQKQIFSPCPASSIAGITCLTTGSRSNRRTTWPKCWTRSIRKPRGRVRPGATSIPGKNKIVFTFLFCSCNAGPLPSLLWGSPSLWVSASATSGLTGALTPRKEAEGTLFFSPCLPPGPS, from the exons ATGCAG ATGGTTCTCCAGGATGAAAATTTTGTCAGTAAAGAAGAGTTCCAGGCAGTGGAAAAGAAGCTGGTG GAAGAGAAAGCTGCCCATGCCAAGACCAAGGTCCTCCTGGCCAAGGAAGAGGAGAAGTTGCAATTTGCCCTCGGAGAGGTAGAGGTGCTATCTAAACAGCTGGAGAAAGAGAAGCTGGCTTTTGAAAAAGC gctctccagtgTCAAGAGCAGAGCCCTGCAGGAATCCAGTAAGAAGGACCAGCTCATCACCAAGTGCAATG aAATTGAGTCTCACATTATAAAGCAAGAAGATATACTTAATGGCAAAGAGAATGAGATTAAGGAGTTGCAGCAAGTTATCAGCCAGCAGAAACAGATCTTCAG CCCATGCCCAGCCAGCTCCATTGCAGGAATCACATGTCTGACTACCGGATCCAGAAGCAACAGGAGAACTACATGGCCCAAGTGCTGGACCAGAAGCATAAGAAAGCCTCGGGGACGCGTCAGGCCCGGAGCCACCAGCAtcccagggaaaaataaaattgtcttcaCCTTCCTGTTCTGTAGCTGTAATGCTGGACCTCTGCCTTCTCTGCTGTGGGGGTCCCCATCCCTGTGGGTTTCTGCTTCTGCCACGTCAGGCCTCACCGGTGCCCTGACTCCCAGAAAAGAGGCAGaaggcactctttttttttctccctgcctgcctcctgggcCTTCATGA
- the PROB1 gene encoding proline-rich basic protein 1, with product MLTAFAPPALPGLPGRLPEVPARRQDSSGSSGSYHTAPGSPEPPDVGPDAECRANWPGVAPALGAGAQPRLSVSAQNSRQQLGTSSGFPRGPGSGPRPPQPQLRMLPSGEMEVIFGAGALFSRSDAADSEVQQLTARAFRSLSPPGPSTPAPATPTPQAPNGGSRWATYLELRPRGPSPATPAQFECVEVALEERAEPARPRTVPKRQIELRPRPRSPPREAGAPRPRLLLRTGSLDESLGRLQEAAGLVQTALARKLSPAAPARSSATFGPTGRLECATRETARSTRKVLEEARSRPPRVHHSSAPARAPRPWPSLRERAIRRDKPAPGTEPLGPVSSSIFLQSGEKIQEAHSQELKTRFPRETLDRTILREPSPPFESRDPREVPSKAGKPRSSSPLWQAPNGTVRGPHCPSPQNLPPWNRAIRRVSSPSFPEASSAWGNQDPAIEETVSRRSPSPPIRSQWNQGVARTRSPSPEAPSLWEVPKPAVGNTAEGNRSPSPPALSSLEAPDHTNGTWNPSPQETWDPTLQGSSIVPTSEALNGIGQEELALPRPSAPRTPELTDAQSPSTREMRNLAFRGSQPSPEVDAPELPLSRLVGTLDADVHREVSGPGEAASGRPRVAIPRPRDVRKMVKTTYAPSFPPGTPGSGLPAPPAEPRGEEGGSSKTQEFQALESPAPAHYTSVYLKDFLPVVTHPYEPPEPSPDTVPRDASQPNGVLRRRAENSTAKPFARTEIRLPGALALGRRREGPGGVLVRGSGVENRDAEVQRLVPDGQGRTSPLGGARTSPQQSPIGPAGPQPSRPPCPSSPQANPSLSPGIAPKLETPRVAPETATAVQSSLPREPQASAGRMAPPQPRAASAPPMDRSPEGPFQGARKPPGTAYPGKVLVDPESGRYYFVEAPRQPRLRLLFDPESGQYVEVLLPPSPPGPPRRVYTPLALGSSLYPPAYGPIPSLSMPPSPGPPAFSGPPLPWASEAGHLDGMYYLPVSGTPSPAPPLLLCAPPNSSGSAQPGKGSLFPV from the coding sequence ATGCTGACCGCGTTCGCACCGCCAGCCCTGCCTGGGCTCCCAGGGCGCCTGCCTGAGGTCCCCGCCCGGCGCCAGGACTCCTCCGGTTCGTCAGGTTCCTACCACACTGCTCCGGGTTCTCCAGAGCCCCCGGACGTTGGGCCGGACGCGGAGTGCCGAGCGAATTGGCCCGGGGTGGCCCCTGCGCTGGGGGCGGGCGCGCAGCCTCGCCTGTCCGTCAGCGCCCAGAATAGCCGCCAGCAGCTCGGGACCAGCTCGGGTTTCCCGCGAGGCCCGGGCTCCGGCCCGcggccaccccagccccagctgcgCATGCTGCCGTCGGGGGAGATGGAAGTCATCTTCGGCGCCGGGGCCCTGTTCAGCCGCTCGGACGCGGCGGATAGCGAGGTGCAACAGCTCACCGCTCGAGCTTTCCGCAGCCTCTCTCCGCCCGGGCCCTCGACTCCTGCTCCAGCAACACCGACGCCTCAGGCCCCGAACGGTGGCTCCCGCTGGGCCACTTACCTGGAGCTGCGGCCCCGCGGGCCAAGTCCTGCGACCCCAGCGCAGTTCGAGTGTGTGGAGGTGGCGCTGGAGGAACGTGCCGAGCCCGCCAGACCCCGGACTGTGCCCAAGCGTCAAATTGAGCTGCGCCCCCGACCCCGGAGCCCCCCGCGGGAGGCGGGCGCGCCGCGCCCCCGACTGCTTCTGCGCACTGGCTCCCTGGATGAGTCTCTGGGCCGCCTGCAGGAAGCCGCGGGTCTAGTGCAGACAGCACTGGCCAGAAAACTAAGCCCTGCGGCCCCTGCCCGGAGCAGCGCCACCTTCGGGCCCACGGGGCGGCTGGAGTGTGCGACCCGGGAAACGGCCCGCAGTACCCGAAAGGTCCTGGAGGAGGCCAGGTCTCGGCCACCCCGCGTGCATCATAGTTCAGCCCCCGCCAGGGCACCACGGCCGTGGCCTAGCCTCCGAGAGCGCGCGATTCGGCGTGACAAGCCCGCGCCGGGGACCGAGCCGCTGGGTCCGGTTAGTTCCAGCATCTTCCTGCAGTCAGGGGAGAAGATTCAGGAGGCGCACAGTCAGGAACTCAAGACTCGGTTCCCGCGAGAGACTCTGGATCGAACCATCCTGAGAGAACCGTCTCCGCCTTTTGAGTCTAGGGACCCCCGGGAGGTTCCGAGTAAGGCTGGAAAACCTAGGAGCTCGTCCCCACTGTGGCAGGCTCCAAATGGGACCGTACGGGGTCCTCACTGCCCGTCCCCCCAGAATCTGCCTCCATGGAATCGAGCTATTCGGAGAGTAAGTAGCCCGTCGTTTCCCGAGGCATCCTCTGCCTGGGGAAATCAGGATCCTGCTATCGAGGAAACTGTCAGCAGAAGAAGCCCTTCCCCACCGATCCGTTCTCAGTGGAATCAGGGTGTTGCCAGAACAAGAAGCCCATCCCCCGAAGCTCCTTCCCTGTGGGAGGTTCCGAAACCTGCAGTTGGGAATACCGCAGAGGGCAATAGGAGCCCGTCCCCGCCGGCCTTGTCCTCACTGGAGGCTCCAGATCATACTAATGGGACGTGGAACCCATCTCCCCAAGAGACGTGGGATCCCACACTGCAGGGCTCATCGATCGTACCTACATCGGAAGCTCTAAATGGGATAGGACAGGAGGAGCTGGCGCTGCCTAGACCGTCCGCCCCCAGGACCCCCGAGCTCACAGACGCGCAGAGTCCGTCCACGCGGGAGATGCGGAATCTTGCCTTCCGAGGCAGTCAGCCGTCGCCAGAAGTGGATGCACCCGAGCTGCCCCTCAGTCGCCTCGTGGGCACCTTGGATGCCGATGTGCACCGGGAAGTCTCGGGCCCTGGAGAAGCAGCCTCGGGACGACCGCGCGTGGCCATTCCACGGCCCCGCGACGTGCGCAAGATGGTGAAGACCACGTACGCGCCAAGCTTTCCTCCGGGAACACCAGGTTCGGGGCTGCCTGCGCCTCCGGCGGAACCCCGCGGAGAGGAGGGCGGCTCATCCAAGACACAAGAGTTCCAGGCGCTGGAgtccccagccccagctcacTACACTTCTGTTTATCTGAAGGACTTTCTGCCAGTCGTGACGCACCCCTACGAGCCCCCAGAGCCGTCCCCCGACACAGTCCCCCGGGACGCTTCACAGCCCAACGGGGTCCTGAGGCGGAGAGCAGAGAACAGCACGGCAAAACCCTTCGCGCGCACTGAGATCCGCCTGCCTGGTGCACTGGCCTTGGGCCGCCGGCGGGAGGGACCTGGGGGAGTCCTGGTGCGCGGTTCTGGCGTAGAGAACCGGGATGCGGAGGTCCAGCGCCTGGTCCCTGACGGCCAGGGGCGGACCAGCCCTCTAGGAGGCGCTCGCACCTCACCCCAGCAGTCGCCCATAGGGCCAGCCGGGCCCCAACCATCCAGACCACCCTGTCCCAGCTCCCCTCAGGCGAACCCTAGCTTGAGCCCTGGGATAGCACCCAAATTGGAGACGCCTCGTGTGGCCCCCGAGACCGCGACTGCTGTCCAGTCGTCTCTCCCGCGGGAGCCCCAGGCGTCTGCAGGCAGAAtggccccgccccagccccgcgCCGCGTCAGCGCCACCGATGGACCGGTCCCCAGAAGGCCCTTTCCAGGGGGCGCGGAAGCCACCTGGGACCGCGTATCCGGGGAAGGTCCTGGTGGACCCCGAGAGCGGCCGATACTACTTTGTGGAGGCGCCGCGACAGCCTCGGCTACGGCTGCTCTTCGACCCAGAGAGCGGGCAATATGTAGAGGTGCTGCTGCCGCCATCGCCCCCAGGGCCACCCCGCCGCGTCTACACCCCGCTGGCCCTGGGCTCCAGCCTCTACCCGCCCGCCTATGGGCCTATCCCCAGCCTGTCGATGCCGCCATCCCCGGGCCCGCCGGCCTTCAGCGGCCCCCCGCTACCCTGGGCCTCTGAGGCGGGGCACCTGGACGGGATGTATTATCTGCCAGTGAGTGGAACCCCCAGCCCCgcaccccctctgctcctctgtgctccacccaACAGCTCAGGTTCAGCCCAGCCCGGCAAAGGGTCCTTGTTCCCAGTGTGA
- the SPATA24 gene encoding spermatogenesis-associated protein 24 isoform X5, with product MATPLGWSQGGSGSVCLAFDQLRDVIESQEELIHQLRNVMVLQDENFVSKEEFQAVEKKLVEEKAAHAKTKVLLAKEEEKLQFALGEVEVLSKQLEKEKLAFEKALSSVKSRALQESSKKDQLITKCNEIESHIIKQEDILNGKENEIKELQQVISQQKQIFRNHMSDYRIQKQQENYMAQVLDQKHKKASGTRQARSHQHPREK from the exons ATGGCGACGCCCCTCGGGTGGTCGCAGGGGGGGTCAGGATCAGTGTGTCTCGCTTTCGATCAACTGCGGGACGTGATCGAGTCTCAGGAGGAACTGATTCACCAGCTGAGGAATGTG ATGGTTCTCCAGGATGAAAATTTTGTCAGTAAAGAAGAGTTCCAGGCAGTGGAAAAGAAGCTGGTG GAAGAGAAAGCTGCCCATGCCAAGACCAAGGTCCTCCTGGCCAAGGAAGAGGAGAAGTTGCAATTTGCCCTCGGAGAGGTAGAGGTGCTATCTAAACAGCTGGAGAAAGAGAAGCTGGCTTTTGAAAAAGC gctctccagtgTCAAGAGCAGAGCCCTGCAGGAATCCAGTAAGAAGGACCAGCTCATCACCAAGTGCAATG aAATTGAGTCTCACATTATAAAGCAAGAAGATATACTTAATGGCAAAGAGAATGAGATTAAGGAGTTGCAGCAAGTTATCAGCCAGCAGAAACAGATCTTCAG GAATCACATGTCTGACTACCGGATCCAGAAGCAACAGGAGAACTACATGGCCCAAGTGCTGGACCAGAAGCATAAGAAAGCCTCGGGGACGCGTCAGGCCCGGAGCCACCAGCAtcccagggaaaaataa
- the SPATA24 gene encoding spermatogenesis-associated protein 24 isoform X6: MATPLGWSQGGSGSVCLAFDQLRDVIESQEELIHQLRNVMVLQDENFVSKEEFQAVEKKLVEEKAAHAKTKVLLAKEEEKLQFALGEVEVLSKQLEKEKLAFEKALSSVKSRALQESSKKDQLITKCNEIESHIIKQEDILNGKENEIKELQQVISQQKQIFRLSPAHAQPAPLQESHV; the protein is encoded by the exons ATGGCGACGCCCCTCGGGTGGTCGCAGGGGGGGTCAGGATCAGTGTGTCTCGCTTTCGATCAACTGCGGGACGTGATCGAGTCTCAGGAGGAACTGATTCACCAGCTGAGGAATGTG ATGGTTCTCCAGGATGAAAATTTTGTCAGTAAAGAAGAGTTCCAGGCAGTGGAAAAGAAGCTGGTG GAAGAGAAAGCTGCCCATGCCAAGACCAAGGTCCTCCTGGCCAAGGAAGAGGAGAAGTTGCAATTTGCCCTCGGAGAGGTAGAGGTGCTATCTAAACAGCTGGAGAAAGAGAAGCTGGCTTTTGAAAAAGC gctctccagtgTCAAGAGCAGAGCCCTGCAGGAATCCAGTAAGAAGGACCAGCTCATCACCAAGTGCAATG aAATTGAGTCTCACATTATAAAGCAAGAAGATATACTTAATGGCAAAGAGAATGAGATTAAGGAGTTGCAGCAAGTTATCAGCCAGCAGAAACAGATCTTCAG ACTGTCCCCAGCCCATGCCCAGCCAGCTCCATTGCAGGAATCACATGTCTGA
- the SPATA24 gene encoding spermatogenesis-associated protein 24 isoform X1: MATPLGWSQGGSGSVCLAFDQLRDVIESQEELIHQLRNVMVLQDENFVSKEEFQAVEKKLVEEKAAHAKTKVLLAKEEEKLQFALGEVEVLSKQLEKEKLAFEKALSSVKSRALQESSKKDQLITKCNEIESHIIKQEDILNGKENEIKELQQVISQQKQIFSPCPASSIAGITCLTTGSRSNRRTTWPKCWTRSIRKPRGRVRPGATSIPGKNKIVFTFLFCSCNAGPLPSLLWGSPSLWVSASATSGLTGALTPRKEAEGTLFFSPCLPPGPS, from the exons ATGGCGACGCCCCTCGGGTGGTCGCAGGGGGGGTCAGGATCAGTGTGTCTCGCTTTCGATCAACTGCGGGACGTGATCGAGTCTCAGGAGGAACTGATTCACCAGCTGAGGAATGTG ATGGTTCTCCAGGATGAAAATTTTGTCAGTAAAGAAGAGTTCCAGGCAGTGGAAAAGAAGCTGGTG GAAGAGAAAGCTGCCCATGCCAAGACCAAGGTCCTCCTGGCCAAGGAAGAGGAGAAGTTGCAATTTGCCCTCGGAGAGGTAGAGGTGCTATCTAAACAGCTGGAGAAAGAGAAGCTGGCTTTTGAAAAAGC gctctccagtgTCAAGAGCAGAGCCCTGCAGGAATCCAGTAAGAAGGACCAGCTCATCACCAAGTGCAATG aAATTGAGTCTCACATTATAAAGCAAGAAGATATACTTAATGGCAAAGAGAATGAGATTAAGGAGTTGCAGCAAGTTATCAGCCAGCAGAAACAGATCTTCAG CCCATGCCCAGCCAGCTCCATTGCAGGAATCACATGTCTGACTACCGGATCCAGAAGCAACAGGAGAACTACATGGCCCAAGTGCTGGACCAGAAGCATAAGAAAGCCTCGGGGACGCGTCAGGCCCGGAGCCACCAGCAtcccagggaaaaataaaattgtcttcaCCTTCCTGTTCTGTAGCTGTAATGCTGGACCTCTGCCTTCTCTGCTGTGGGGGTCCCCATCCCTGTGGGTTTCTGCTTCTGCCACGTCAGGCCTCACCGGTGCCCTGACTCCCAGAAAAGAGGCAGaaggcactctttttttttctccctgcctgcctcctgggcCTTCATGA